The DNA segment CAGTAAAGAGAAATCAACAATGAAAATTGGTCCAAACGCAAATCCAAACGTGCTTAAAGTGAATCCACCAGAAAGTAAGCCTGTTGAAAAAGCAACGGCAGATAAATCAGCTAAGGCAAATGTGACACCATTGGCCCAAGTAAGCCCGCAAGCTCAGCAACTTGAGTCCCTGCAGCAAGAGCTTAGCGCTCTACCTGATGTTGACCTAGAGCGTGTTAACCAAGTTCGTGCAGAATTAAAACAGGGCGACTTTAACGTTGACCTCAATGAGCTGGCTAGCGCTATCTTAAACACTCACCAACGTGACTAGAGATGGCGATGAATAGCGACAAAATAGCGGCCATCAAAGCTTTTATTCAAGCAGTAAACTTGGATGTTCAAGACTATCAGGCACTGCTAAAAGTTCTAAAAGCACAGCATACCATGCTGACAAAGCGTGATTCAGAACGCTTGGAACAGACCGCTGCACAATACCAAAAGTTTCTAGCAAAGCTGGAAGATAGGGCCGCTAAACGCAGCCAACTACTGATGCGTATCGGTGTATCTTCTGATGCAAAAGGGGTTGAGAAGCTGATTGAGGCTTTGCCTGATAGCATCGCGAAACCTCTCACAAAAAACTGGATAAAACTGCAAGAGTCGGTCTCTGAGTGCCAAGCTCAAAATGAGCGCAATGGCCATCTACTCTCTATGCAGCAAAGTATTTTGACTGAATTGACTCAATCATCTTCTGAGTCACAAATCTACGCGCCAGAATAACCCCAGTCTTTACTGGGGTAGGCTTCCATTTAATCTGCGCTGAAAATATCGTTGTGCACCGATCTCATCATTCAATCTCTGCTCTGTTCTCATTGCCTTGGAAAGTTCGATCTTACGGCGTTTATCCAACACAGTATCCAAACTCTTAACGCGAACAT comes from the Vibrio astriarenae genome and includes:
- the flgM gene encoding flagellar biosynthesis anti-sigma factor FlgM, encoding MKIGPNANPNVLKVNPPESKPVEKATADKSAKANVTPLAQVSPQAQQLESLQQELSALPDVDLERVNQVRAELKQGDFNVDLNELASAILNTHQRD
- a CDS encoding flagella synthesis protein FlgN, with translation MNSDKIAAIKAFIQAVNLDVQDYQALLKVLKAQHTMLTKRDSERLEQTAAQYQKFLAKLEDRAAKRSQLLMRIGVSSDAKGVEKLIEALPDSIAKPLTKNWIKLQESVSECQAQNERNGHLLSMQQSILTELTQSSSESQIYAPE